Proteins found in one Misgurnus anguillicaudatus chromosome 3, ASM2758022v2, whole genome shotgun sequence genomic segment:
- the ndufb7 gene encoding NADH dehydrogenase [ubiquinone] 1 beta subcomplex subunit 7 has translation MGSHLVRSYITETDTTPDPTKPSAYDPQLGFAERKERVMVATQEQMNLAMVPVEQRDYCAHHLLKLMKCKRDNFPNFLACKHERHDWDYCQHQDYVMRMKEYERERRLNLRKKRLEAQAA, from the exons ATGGGGTCTCATCTTGTGCGAAGTTATATCACGGAGACGGACACGACGCCAGACCCGACGAAGCCTTCTGCATATGACCCACAGCTGGGCTTCGCGGAGCGGAAGGAGAGAG tTATGGTGGCCACGCAGGAGCAGATGAATCTTGCGATGGTCCCGGTGGAGCAGCGGGATTACTGTGCCCATCACCTCCTCAAACTCATGAAGTGCAAGAGGGACAACTTCCCAAATTTTCTTGCCTGCAAGCACGAGAGACATGACTGGGACTACTGTCAACATCAGGA CTATGTGATGAGGATGAAAGAGTACGAGCGAGAGAGACGACTCAACCTGAGGAAGAAGAGGCTCGAGGCACAGGCAGCATAA